One genomic window of Vidua macroura isolate BioBank_ID:100142 chromosome 16, ASM2450914v1, whole genome shotgun sequence includes the following:
- the SSTR5 gene encoding somatostatin receptor type 5: protein MDPLYFPSTFSMEAAPGEVNSSLLPNATENGTLPEPPPFQYIHKVLIPVCYLLVCAVGLSGNALVIYVVLRHAKMKTVTNIYILNLAVADVLFMLGLPFLATQNAISYWPFGSFLCRLVMTVDGINQFTSIFCLTVMSMDRYLAVVHPIKSTKWRRPRVAKLISATVWTFSFLVVLPVIIFSDVQEDFQTCNMNWPEPVNVWSAAFIIYTSVLGFFGPLLVICLCYLLIVVKVKSSGIRVGSTRRRRSERKVTRMVVIIVVVFVFCWLPFYTMNIVNLILILPADPVLEGLYFFMVVLSYANSCANPILYGFLSDNFKQSFQKVLCLRKGDGAEDGDPVEHRQENSSRLQESMLTHRNAEFNGHMQTSKV from the coding sequence ATGGATCCTCTGTACTTTCCCAGCACGTTCAGCATGGAAGCCGCTCCCGGCGAGGTGAactcctccctgctgcccaaCGCGACGGAGAACGGGACGCTCCCGGAGCCGCCCCCGTTCCAGTACATCCACAAGGTGCTCATCCCCGTCTGCTACCTGCTGGTGTGCGCCGTGGGGCTGAGCGGCAACGCCCTGGTCATCTACGTGGTGCTGCGCCACGCCAAGATGAAAACGGTCACCAACATCTACATCCTCAACCTGGCCGTGGCCGACGTGCTCTTCATGCTGGGCCTGCCCTTCCTGGCCACCCAAAACGCCATCTCCTACTGGCCCTTCGGCTCCTTCCTCTGCCGCCTGGTGATGACCGTGGACGGCATCAACCAGTTCACCAGCATCTTCTGCCTGACGGTGATGAGCATGGACCGCTACCTGGCCGTGGTGCACCCCATCAAATCCACCAAGTGGAGACGCCCCAGGGTGGCCAAGCTCATCAGTGCCACCGTCTGGACCTTCTCCTTCTTGGTGGTGCTGCCCGTGATCATCTTCTCGGACGTGCAGGAGGACTTCCAGACGTGCAACATGAACTGGCCGGAGCCAGTCAACGTCTGGTCGGCGGCGTTCATCATCTACACCTCGGTGCTGGGCTTCTTCGGCCCCTTGCTGGTCATCTGCCTGTGCTACCTGCTGATCGTGGTCAAGGTCAAGTCCTCGGGGATCCGCGTGGGCTCCACGCGGCGCCGCCGGTCGGAGCGGAAGGTCACCAGGATGGTGGTGATCATCGTGGTGGTCTTCGTGTTCTGCTGGCTGCCCTTCTACACCATGAACATCGTCAACCTGATCCTCATCCTGCCCGCCGACCCCGTCCTGGAGGGGCTCTACTTCTTCATGGTGGTGCTGTCCTACGCCAACAGCTGCGCCAACCCCATCCTCTACGGCTTCCTCTCCGACAACTTCAAGCAGAGCTTCCAGAAGGTTCTCTGCCTCCGCAAGGGCGATGGGGCGGAGGATGGAGACCCCgtggagcacaggcaggagaaCAGCAGCCGCCTGCAGGAGTCCATGCTGACCCACAGGAACGCGGAGTTCAACGGGCACATGCAGACCAGCAAGGTCTGA
- the C1QTNF8 gene encoding complement C1q tumor necrosis factor-related protein 8, with amino-acid sequence MSAAILLLLLSAGNAGSQPEKALPRRRLACVRCCGPSEQPVSIFSQRSARMSGHPEYSVPKIQPTIDITILKGEKGEMGERGFPGAAGKAGERGSRGLSGRKGQKGQPGPQGHSCKQLFAAFSVGRRKPLHSSDYFQHVTFDTEFVNLYQHFNMFSGKFFCYVPGIYYFSLNVHTWNFKETYVHLMRNEQAAAILYAQPSDRSIMQSQSLMLDLQEGDEVWIRMFKRERENAIYSEESDVYVIFNGHLIKPALE; translated from the exons ATGAGCGCCGcgatcctgctgctcctgctttccGCCGGGAATGCCGGATCCCAGCCGGAGAAGGCGCTGCCCAGGCGGCGCCTGGCGTGCGTGAGGTGCTGCGGGCCCTCGGAGCAGCCCGTCTCCATCTTCTCCCAAAGGTCGGCCAGGATGAGCGGCCACCCCGAATATTCCGTGCCCAAAATCCAGCCCACCATCGACATCACCATCCTCAAAG GCGAGAAGGGCGAGATGGGCGAGAGGGGATTCCCTGGAGCCGCCGGGAAGGCGGGAGAGCGAGGATCCCGCGGCCTGAGTGGCCGGAAGGGCCAGAAGGGCCAGCCCGGCCCCCAGGGCCACTCCTGCAAGCAGCTCTTCGCCGCCTTCTCCGTGGGCCGCCGGAAGCCCCTGCACAGCTCCGACTACTTCCAGCACGTCACCTTCGACACGGAATTCGTCAACCTCTACCAGCACTTCAACATGTTCTCCGGGAAGTTCTTCTGCTACGTCCCGGGGATTTACTACTTCAGCCTCAACGTGCACACCTGGAATTTCAAGGAGACCTACGTGCACCTGATGAGGAACGAGCAGGCCGCGGCCATCCTGTACGCCCAGCCCAGCGACAGGAGCATCATGCAGAGCCAGAGCCTGATGCTGGATCTGCAGGAAGGCGACGAGGTCTGGATCCGGATGTtcaagagggagagggaaaacgCCATTTACAGCGAGGAGTCGGATGTTTACGTCATCTTCAACGGGCACCTGATCAAACCCGCCCTGGAGTAG